A window of the Fusarium poae strain DAOMC 252244 chromosome 3, whole genome shotgun sequence genome harbors these coding sequences:
- a CDS encoding hypothetical protein (BUSCO:8381at5125) has translation MFSSIASAPAKQSVGETIDVLSGRLSSATLLEDRRAAILGLRSFAKDFPASVASGALRSLIGSLSKDGEDVDTVKVVLETLLMLFNPNEDSPEASEEIALWLADEFTQRQENITLLLAFLDTNDFYSRLYSLQLLAAILSARTERTEECIFTAPLGIPRLVSVLDDQRDAIRNEVIILLTYLTPTSIEIQKLVAFENAFDRLFAIIEVDGALAEGGRTVEDCLILLANLLRSNSSNQSLFRESGCINRLTDLLGRVLEPQSDGSEIASWATAQRNRNVYAFLAVIRLFVVRGSAGTNLNQAAIWKHGLTYYVLQLAFNHEAQTQIKAEALITCGDLICRNAPLQEAFAQMTVLSPLDKDGGVGRQNSQQDKIFVIDGLLDLTLCSQDLQEFDVRFAAAGCLEAYFAHHSAVKLHFLGRAIEGHQSGANEPSNILTVLLQPSAEANDPYRQWFAAVIAFHLLHENPEAKAEAMRLTEGDSEDGEEVVTGIQTLTAHVISGLRRNDDPRVLVGYLMLLLGWLFEDLDAVDDFLTEGSNVQSLIQAVSQPRPTVSDELVQGLCTMLLGTAYEFSTKDSPIPRATLLDILTSRIDRDLYLSRLSRLRSHPLIRDFEVLPQKLDVSSPGRLPDVFFDQAFVEFFKDNYSQIARAIDREPGMEISVITNGVQKGVSRELVDSLRSQVEEKQNAVNQAQEALTALQGRLGQEQADHRRSQETAATEMQRLKAINEGLQKNHGDELRKLQTQLASKENDQRKHVAQLQSQYSAKENDYQKQIAQLRSQQVAQDSSYQKQLEQVRKTAEAEAEKIRRRTDADIAGLQATISRLEADLMKSQKELNALQILRKRDLDEQKEMHEAALSDLRRNKDKEIEDVKARADEKEQEHKKNMDELGKQKDTKIEILQQRNKGDLEQQKSMTLKAEEKCQHLEKQLSGGDAGMKDMQTRLEKMESELSAANKARDTAEKHLSEFKEAAKNEAAKAKAEVEKQLSESMEARETTQSELDDLLMVFGDLEEKMTKYKDRLIELGETVSDGEDDDEDEDASDADGSEESDNNDDEKDETKEQPKSKSKR, from the exons ATGTTTTCCTCTATCGCCAGCGCCCCGGCGAAACAATCAGTCGGAGAGACCATCGACGTTCTAAGTGGTCGTCTTAGTTCCGCAACTTTGTTGGAAGACCGAAGAGCGGCCATCCTGGGTCTCCGGAGCTTTGCTAAAGACTTTCCAGCATCTGTTGCTTCGGGTGCCCTAAGAAGTCTGATTGGAAGCTTGAGcaaagatggagaagatgtCGACACAGTCAAGGTGGTTCTTGAAACACTATTGATGCTCTTCAATCCGAATGAGGATAGTCCCGAGGCCTCGGAAGAGATTGCTCTTTGGCTCGCGGATGAATTTACTCAACGTCAAGAGAACATCACATTGCTACTAGCTTTCCTTGATACCAACGACTTCTATTCTCGCCTTTATTCTCTCCAATTACTTGCCGCTATCCTTTCAGCTCGAACAGAACGCACCGAGGAATGCATCTTCACTGCACCCCTGGGAATACCACGATTAGTTTCTGTACTTGACGACCAACGCGACGCTATACGCAACGAAGTTATTATTCTCCTAACATATCTCACGCCAACATCGATCGAAATACAGAAATTAGTCGCTTTTGAGAATGCCTTCGACCGACTGTTTGCCATTATTGAAGTAGATGGTGCCTTAGCTGAGGGTGGGCGTACCGTTGAGGATTGTTTAATTCTTTTGGCAAATCTACTCCGATCAAACAGCTCGAACCAGTCGCTGTTTCGAGAGTCAGGCTGCATAAACCGTCTTACGGATTTGCTGGGGCGTGTTCTTGAACCTCAATCTGATGGGTCGGAGATTGCTTCATGGGCAACAGCGCAACGCAATCGGAACGTGTATGCTTTTCTTGCCGTTATACGTCTTTTTGTTGTTCGAGGATCAGCAGGTACAAACCTGAATCAAGCGGCAATTTGGAAGCATGGTCTTACCTATTACGTTCTTCAGTTAGCCTTCAACCATGAGGCTCAGACGCAAATTAAAGCCGAG GCATTGATAACTTGTGGTGACTTGATCTGTCGAAATGCGCCTCTTCAAGAAGCGTTCGCTCAAATGACAGTCCTATCCCCTTTGGATAAGGATGGTGGAGTTGGTAGGCAGAACAGTCAACAGGACAAAATCTTCGTTATTGACGGATTGCTGGACCTCACACTTTGTTCACAAGACCTCCAAGAGTTTGACGTGCGATTTGCGGCGGCTGGATGTCTAGAGGCGTATTTTGCTCATCATTCGGCTGTCAAGTTGCACTTCCTTGGCAGAGCCATCGAAGGCCATCAATCTGGTGCCAATGAGCCCTCTAATATTCTAACAGTTCTTCTACAGCCTTCAGCTGAAGCTAATGATCCATATCGACAATGGTTTGCTGCCGTGATTGCGTTTCATCTGCTTCACGAAAATCCAGAAGCCAAAGCAGAAGCTATGAGGCTCACCGAGGGTGACTCAGAGGATGGTGAGGAGGTAGTGACTGGCATACAAACCCTGACAGCACACGTAATATCAGGCCTTCGCCGCAACGATGACCCTCGCGTTTTGGTGGGGTATCTTATGCTTCTTCTGGGCTGGCTTTTCGAGGATCTCGATGCTGTTGACGATTTTCTCACAGAAGGGAGTAATGTACAGAGCCTGATTCAAGCTGTCTCGCAACCTCGACCTACAGTCAGTGATGAGCTTGTTCAAGGACTATGCACCATGTTATTGGGCACTGCTTATGAGTTTTCCACCAAAGACTCGCCGATCCCACGCGCAACCCTGCTTGACATTTTAACGTCTCGAATTGATCGAGATTTATACTTGAGTCGTTTATCAAGGCTTCGTAGCCACCCCCTCATACGCGACTTTGAGGTTTTGCCTCAAAAGCTTGATGTCTCATCTCCTGGTCGATTACCAGACGTCTTCTTTGACCAAGCATTTGTTGAATTTTTCAAAGACAATTATAGTCAAATAGCGCGTGCTATTGATAGGGAACCCGGCATGGAGATATCGGTCATCACTAACGGTGTTCAGAAGGGCGTCTCCAGGGAGCTGGTGGACTCTCTGAGGAGTCAAGTTGAGGAAAAGCAAAATGCTGTAAACCAAGCACAAGAAGCATTAACTGCGCTTCAGGGGCGGCTTGGTCAAGAGCAGGCTGACCATCGACGTTCTCAGGAAACTGCTGCCACGGAAATGCAACGACTGAAAGCAATCAATGAGGGTCTACAGAAGAATCATGGCGATGAACTGCG GAAACTTCAAACCCAGTTAGCATCCAAAGAGAACGATCAACGGAAACATGTCGCCCAGCTTCAGTCTCAATATTCGGCCAAAGAGAACGACTACCAGAAGCAAATTGCTCAACTGCGGTCGCAACAAGTCGCACAGGACAGCAGTTACCAGAAGCAGCTTGAGCAGGTTCGAAAAACGGCCGAAGCTGAGGCGGAAAAGATCAGACGGCGTACAGATGCCGACATAGCTGGCCTTCAGGCCACAATCAGTCGTCTTGAGGCTGATCTGATGAAG TCTCAAAAGGAGCTCAATGCGCTTCAAATATTGCGCAAGAGAGACCTGGATGAACAGAAGGAAATGCACGAGGCGGCGTTGAGTGATCTCCGGagaaataaagataaagagatAGAAGACGTCAAGGCCAGAGCCGATGAAAAGGAGCAGGAACACAAAAAGAACATGGACGAACTTGGCAAGCAAAAGGATACCAAGATAGAAATTCTCCAGCAACGCAACAAGGGTGACCTGGAACAGCAGAAATCAATGACCCTCAAGGCAGAGGAGAAGTGCCAGCATCTTGAGAAACAATTGAGTGGCGGAGATGCTGGAATGAAAGACATGCAAACCAGACTCGAAAAG ATGGAATCAGAGTTGTCGGCAGCAAACAAAGCTAGGGACACGGCTGAGAAGCATTTGTCTGAATTCAAAGAGGCAGCGAAGAACGAGGCAGCGAAAGCGAAAGCTGAGGTTGAAAAGCAGTTATCAGAGTCGATGGAAGCTCGAGAAACGACACAGTCAGAACTTGATGATCTTCTAATGGTGTTTGGCGACTTGGAAGAGAAGATGACAAAGTATAAG GACCGCTTGATTGAGCTTGGTGAAACCGTATCAGATggcgaagacgacgatgaggatgaagatgcgTCTGATGCTGATGGCTCTGAAGAGTCTGACAACAACGATGATGAGAAAGACGAAACGAAGGAGCAACCGAAATCCAAATCAAAAAGGTAA
- a CDS encoding hypothetical protein (TransMembrane:16 (i12-33o39-59i71-94o114-134i223-241o247-269i281-298o318-340i415-435o441-462i493-511o531-549i561-578o590-608i620-646o658-679i)~BUSCO:13255at5125), which translates to MATRMVPGQSFTIRGVLAGLAVGTIICFSNMYFGLQTGWVSIMSMPASLMGFGIFKLLAPHLRFPFSPVENVLLQSVACGMAIMPLGCGFVGVIPALNYLLAADEQGPIHLSTWQLIIWSLGLCYFGVVFAVPLRKQVIIRERLKFPSGFSTAVLISVLHGGGRQSTKDELDAAAKGSFASLVPKEEPSQPAAVGPATSDQEHQQDPDEDLSSRGDWAANIKLLLLCFGGSGLYTLATYFFPILRNLPVFGSTAANIWLWTFNPSFAYIGQGIIMGTETTLHMLLGALVGWGILSPLAKHRGWAPGDVDDWEHGSKGWIIWISLAIMLADAIVSLAYVGLRGVFTSHKVANIAFSLRQRAHEHGVSGLWKHSSHVYTPLLHVDAADSIEPRGDNLEGDEDEDEDAPPHQRIGGRMVSISLLASIALCVLTIYLVFGDLVPLYATTIAVLMALVLSIMGVRALGETDLNPVSGISKLAQLFFAFIIPQTHKSSVLINLIAGAVSEAGALQAGDLMQDLKTGHLLGAAPKAQFWGQVIGATAGAILSAFIYRIYTKVYTIPGDLFQVPTAYVWIFTARLVTGSGLPYRAKEWAIGAAALFAFATVIRTLAIGKRWRPIIPGGIAVAVGMYNVPSFTLARAAGGLFAWYWIHIAQKKQTPLIILASGFILGEGFLSIVNLLLQGLNVPHL; encoded by the exons ATGGCGACACGTATGGTTCCCGGGCAAAGCTTCACGATACGAGGCGTTTTGGCCGGTCTCGCGGTCGGAACAATTATCTGCTTCTCCAACATGTATTTTGGTTTGCAAACAGGATGGGTCTCTATCATGTCGATGCCAGCCAGTCTCATGGGCTTTGGTATCTTCAAGCTCCTTGCTCCGCACTTGAGATTCCCATTTTCTCCGGTCGAGAATGTCCTGCTACAAAGTGTAGCCTGTGGCATGGCCATTATGCCACTTGGATGCGGGTTTGTTGGTGTT ATCCCGGCGTTGAACTATCTTTTGGCTGCTGATGAGCAAGGCCCAATCCATCTAAGCACCTGGCAACTCATCATCTGGTCTTTGGGGCTTTGCTACTTTGGTGTCGTCTTTGCTGTCCCTTT GCGCAAGCAAGTCATCATCCGGGAACGCCTCAAATTCCCCAGCGGATTCAGTACCGCCGTTTTGATCTCTGTTTTGCACGGCGGAGGCCGGCAGTCTACGAAGGATGAACTCGACGCTGCTGCAAAAGGTAGTTTTGCTAGCCTTGTTCCGAAGGAGGAACCATCGCAACCAGCTGCTGTTGGGCCGGCCACTTCAGACCAGGAACATCAGCAAGATCCTGATGAAGACTTATCGTCTAGAGGGGACTGGGCAGCTAACATCAAACTCTTGCTGCTGTGCTTTGGCGGCTCTGGACTTTACACGCTTGCTACCTACTTCTTCCCCATACTGCGTAATCTGCCAGTCTTTGGCTCAACAGCGGCCAATATATGGCTATGGACATTTAACCCTAGCTTTGCCTATATTGGCCAGGGAATCATTATGGGTACTGAGACCACGCTGCATATGCTGCTTGGTGCTCTTGTGGGTTGGGGAATTCTTAGCCCTCTTGCCAAGCACCGTGGATGGGCACCTGGCGATGTCGATGATTGGGAACATGGCAGCAAGGGATGGATCATATGGATCTCGCTGGCTATAATGTTGGCGGATGCTATCGTAAGCCTTGCTTACGTAGGACTCCGTGGAGTTTTTACAAGTCACAAAGTCGCCAACATTGCTTTTTCTCTACGACAACGAGCACATGAGCATGGCGTCTCTGGTCTATGGAAACACTCAAGCCATGTCTATACGCCGCTTCTTCATGTCGACGCAGCTGACAGTATTGAGCCGCGTGGTGACAATCTCGAAGGCGATGaggacgaagatgaggatgctCCCCCGCATCAGCGCATCGGTGGCCGTATGGTATCAATTAGCCTGCTTGCTTCGATTGCGCTTTGTGTACTTACCATTTATCTGGTCTTTGGCGATCTTGTACCGCTCTATGCCACGACTATTGCTGTTCTTATGGCTCTAGTATTAAGCATCATGGGAGTTAGGGCCCTGGGTGAAACGGATCTGAATCCTGTATCCGGAATCAGCAAACTTGCACAGCTCTTCTTCGCATTTATTATCCCACAAACTCACAAATCAAGTGTTTTGATCAACTTGATTGCTGGAGCCGTG TCCGAAGCTGGTGCTTTACAAGCTGGCGATCTTATGCAAGATCTCAAGACTGGCCACCTCTTGGGAGCGGCACCAAAGGCCCAGTTTTGGGGCCAAGTCATTGGAGCAACAGCAGGCGCTATTCTGAGTGCTTTTATCTACCGCATCTATACAAA GGTTTACACAATCCCTGGCGACCTCTTCCAGGTACCGACCGCCTACGTCTGGATCTTCACTGCACGGCTTGTCACGGGCTCAGGGCTGCCATATCGGGCCAAGGAATGGGCTATTGGAGCTGCAGCTCTATTTGCCTTCGCTACTGTCATCAGGACACTTGCCATTGGTAAAAGATGGCGACCTATAATTCCCGGTGGCATTGCCGTCGCTGTTG GCATGTACAATGTCCCATCGTTCACGCTGGCTCGGGCTGCAGGTGGTCTGTTCGCATGGTACTGGATCCATATTGCGCAAAAGAAGCAAACGCCTCTTATTATCCTTGCCTCG GGCTTCATTCTCGGCGAGGGCTTCCTGAGTATTGTGAACCTCCTGTTGCAGGGTTTGAATGTACCTCATTTGTGA
- the IRS1 gene encoding Isoleucine--tRNA ligase, cytoplasmic (BUSCO:2039at5125), producing the protein MSIDFPKEEEAVLQRWREIDAFLRQVELSEGRPRYTFYDGPPFATGLPHYGHLLTSTIKDVIPRYWSMKGFHVERRFGWDTHGLPIEHEIDKKLGISGKAAVMELGIAKYNEECRSIVMRYAQEWRQTVERLGRWIDFDNDYKTMDPNFMESEWWVFKQLFDKDQVYQGHRVMPYSTVLTTALSNFEANQNYQDVTDPAVVVTFPLVDDPEVSLLAWTTTPWTLPSHLGLAAHPDFEYVKILDEKTGKTYILLEKLLGTLYKDPKKAKFKIVEKILGKDMLGWKYTPPFNYFYDEFKDIAFKVLNATYVTDDSGVGIVHQAPAFGEDDYNVAVAAGIVTENRPPPDPVNDTGHFTDRVSDFKGMHVKEADKHIIKHLKNAGRIANESQLKHSYPMCPRSDTPLIYRAVPSWFIRIPDIIPDMLKNIEETRWVPSFVKEKRFASWIANARDWNVSRNRYWGTPIPLWVSDDLEERVCVGSVQELRELSGYEGDLSDLHRDKVDHITIPSKMGKGQLKRIEEVFDCWFESGSMPYASQHYPFENVEKFEQSFPGNFIAEGLDQTRGWFYTLTVLGTHLFGKSPFKNCVVNGIVLAEDGKKMSKRLKNYPDPAIVMSKYGSDALRLYLINSPVVRAEPLRFKESGVKEVVQKVLLPLWNSYKFFEGQIALLKKVENVDFVWDPKLEATNSNVMDRWILASCQSLLAFVNQEMEAYRLYTVVPRLLGLIDNTTNWYIRFNRKRLKGENGLDDTLHALNALFEVLFTLCRGLAPFTPFLTDTIYLKLLPHIPKELQGDDPRSVHFLPFPDVRQELFDEEVERRVGRMQRVIELARVSRERRTIGLKQPLKTLVVLHSDPQYLEDVKSLQNYISEELNVQDLVLSSDESKYNVQYSVTADWPVLGKKLKKDMARVKKGLPLLTSDQVKGYLQDKHIDVDGIRLEEGDLVVRRGVKEDESSKNFETNTDSEVLTILDTEIHPELVAEGLGREIINRVQRLRKKAGLVPTDDIKMEYRVIADPEDVGLSGAFKSQSPVFEKALRRPLEEASAETQTEGLIAEEEQEVQQATFMLRLLKL; encoded by the exons ATGTCCATCGACTTtcccaaggaagaggaggctgTCCTCCAAAGATGGCGCGAGATTGATGCTTTCCTCCGACAG GTAGAACTATCTGAAGGTCGGCCTCGCTACACTTTCTACGACGGACCTCCATTCGCgaccggcctccctcattACGGACATCTTCTTACTTCCACCATCAAGGATGTTATCCCCCGATACTGGTCCATGAAGGGCTTTCATGTCGAGCGTCGTTTTGGTTGGGATACCCACGGCCTCCCCATCGAGCATGAAATTGACAAGAAGCTTGGGATCTCCGGAAAGGCTGCTGTCATGGAACTTGGCATTGCCAAGTACAACGAGGAGTGTCGTTCTATCGTTATGCGCTATGCCCAAGAATGGCGACAGACCGTCGAACGGTTGGGTCGCTGGATTGACTTCGACAATGATTACAAG ACTATGGACCCTAACTTCATGGAGTCCGAATGGTGGGTTTTCAAGCAATTATTCGACAAGGACCAAGTTTACCAGGGCCACCGAGTTATGCCCTACTCTACTGTCCTCACCACTGCTTTGAGTAACTTCGAGGCCAACCAGAACTACCAAGACGTGACTGACCCCGCGGTTGTCGTTACATTCCCTCTTGTTGATGACCCTGAAGTGAGCCTGCTTGCTTGGACAACTACTCCCTGGACGCTGCCATCGCATCTTGGACTTGCAGCGCACCCCGATTTCGAGTACGTTAAGATCCTGGATGAGAAGACCGGAAAGACATATATCCTACTTGAAAAGCTTCTTGGAACTTTATACAAGGAccccaagaaggccaagttCAAGATTGTGGAGAAGATTCTCGGCAAGGACATGCTGGGATGGAAGTACACGCCTCCGTTCAACTACTTCTACGACGAGTTCAAGGACATTGCCTTCAAGGTCCTGAATGCCACCTACGTTACTGATGACAGCGGTGTGGGGATTGTCCACCAGGCTCCAGCATTCGGTGAGGACGATTACAATGTTGCCGTCGCCGCAGGCATCGTTACTGAGAACCGACCACCTCCCGATCCTGTTAACGACACCGGCCACTTCACTGACCGAGTTTCCGACTTCAAGGGTATGCATGTCAAGGAAGCTGATAAGCACATTATCAAACACTTGAAGAACGCCGGCCGCATCGCCAACGAGTCTCAACTTAAGCATTCTTACCCCATGTGTCCTCGCTCAGACACACCCCTGATCTATAGGGCCGTTCCTTCCTGGTTCATCCGTATTCCCGACATCATTCCCGACATGCTCAAGAACATTGAAGAGACACGTTGGGTCCCATCATTTGTCAAGGAGAAGCGGTTTGCCAGCTGGATCGCCAATGCTCGTGACTGGAACGTCAGCCGAAACCGATATTGGGGCACACCCATCCCTCTGTGGGTCAGCGATGACCTTGAAGAGAGAGTCTGTGTAGGAAGCGTTCAAGAGCTCCGTGAGCTAAGTGGTTACGAAGGAGATCTCTCTGACCTTCACCGCGACAAGGTTGACCACATCACAATCCCTAGTAAAATGGGCAAAGGTCAGTTGAAGCGTATCGAAGAGGTATTCGACTGTTGGTTTGAGTCTGGAAGCATGCCATACGCCAGTCAACACTACCCCTTTGAGAATGTGGAAAAGTTCGAACAGTCATTCCCTGGAAACTTCATTGCGGAAGGTTTGGACCAGACCCGTGGATGGTTCTACACCCTGACAGTTCTGGGTACTCATCTGTTCGGCAAATCGCCATTCAAGAACTGCGTGGTCAACGGAATTGTGCTTGCAGAGGATGGCAAGAAGATGTCGAAGCGACTCAAGAACTACCCTGATCCTGCTATCGTCATGTCCAAATATGGATCTGATGCTCTTCGACTCTACCTTATCAACTCACCTGTCGTACGAGCCGAGCCGTTGCGATTTAAGGAGTCCGGTGTTAAGGAGGTTGTCCAAAAAGTTCTCCTTCCTCTCTGGAACAGTTACAAATTCTTCGAGGGCCAGATTGCTTTGCTCAAGAAGGTCGAGAATGTCGACTTTGTCTGGGATCCCAAGTTGGAGGCCACAAACAGCAACGTCATGGACAGATGGATTTTGGCATCTTGCCAGTCGCTGTTGGCGTTCGTCAACCAAGAAATGGAGG CCTACAGATTGTACACG GTTGTTCCTCGACTTTTAGGTCTCATTGACAACACGACAAACTGGTACATCCGATTTAACCGAAAGCGACTCAAGGGAGAAAATGGCCTTGATGACACTCTGCACGCTTTGAATGCTCTATTTGAGGTGCTCTTCACTCTTTGTCGTGGCTTGGCTCCCTTTACGCCTTTCCTCACGGACACCATCTACCTCAAGCTTCTACCTCACATCCCCAAAGAACTCCAGGGCGATGACCCTCGTAGTGTTCATTTTCTACCGTTCCCCGATGTGCGTCAAGAGTTGTTTGACGAGGAGGTGGAGAGACGTGTCGGTCGTATGCAGCGTGTCATTGAGCTTGCTCGTGTGTCGCGCGAACGCCGCACCATTGGTCTCAAGCAACCGCTGAAGACCCTTGTGGTGCTTCACTCCGACCCCCAGTACCTGGAAGATGTCAAGTCGTTGCAGAATTACATCAGCGAGGAGCTGAATGTACAAGATCTTGTGCTTTCTAGCGATGAATCCAAGTACAACGTGCAGTACAGTGTCACCGCAGACTGGCCTGTGCTTGgaaagaagctcaagaaggaCATGGCCCGCGTCAAGAAGGGTTTGCCTCTTCTTACCAGTGATCAGGTCAAGGGATACCTCCAGGACAAGCACATCGATGTTGACGGCATTCGACTGGAAGAGGGTGACCTCGTTGTGCGCCGAGGCGTCAAGGAGGACGAGTCTTCAAAGAACTTCGAGACCAACACGGATAGTGAGGTGCTCACTATCCTCGACACAGAGATCCACCCGGAGTTGGTAGCAGAGGGTCTTGGCCGTGAGATCATCAACCGTGTGCAGCGACTTCGAAAGAAAGCAGGACTCGTGCCTACGGATGACATCAAGATGGAATACAGAGTTATTGCTGACCCCGAGGACGTGGGCTTGTCAGGTGCTTTCAAGTCGCAAAGTCCTGTTTTTGAGAAAGCCTTGCGCCGACCTCTCGAGGAGGCAAGTGCTGAAACCCAAACCGAGGGTCTCATTGCAGAGGAGGAGCAAGAGGTCCAACAAGCAACATTCATGCTCAGGTTACTTAAGCTGTAA
- a CDS encoding hypothetical protein (BUSCO:27211at5125), whose amino-acid sequence MSFLFGRARTRTVADLPKQAREHVLKLEGPQGPSKAEELARVLSQMKTILQGTPEADTSPEQILQLVTGLIDEDLLHLLAVNLFRLPFESRKDTQVIFSYVFRFRPATAAPKSDPLALSYVVCNRPQVLVELCRGYDHKESATPAGSVLRELLKNEAAAAIILYDDGDEPGSSSKGLNAIDRDRPQSGRGVFWRFFDWVDKSSFEVAADAFTTFRELLTRHKDLVPRYLSANFELFFDKYNNILVQSNSYVTKRQSIKLLGEILLDRSNYSVMTAYVDRGEHLKICMNLLRDDRKMVQYEGFHVFKVFVANPHKSIAVQKILLMNRDKLLTFLSHFLEDRTDDEQFIDEREFLIKQIRNMPAVPVPPQR is encoded by the exons ATGTCGTTCTTGTTTGGCAGGGCCCGGACACGCACAGTCGCTGATCTCCCCAAGCAAGCACGCGAGCATGTCTTGAAGCTTGAGGGGCCGCAAGGTCCGTCCAAG GCCGAAGAGCTTGCCCGAGTTCTGAGCCAAATGAAGACCATCCTTCAAGGCACTCCTG AGGCCGATACATCCCCAGAACAAATCCTGCAGCTTGTAACTGGTCTCATCGACGAAGatctcctccacctcctcgCTGTCAACCTCTTCCGCTTGCCGTTCGAGTCACGTAAAGATACGCAGGTGATCTTCTCCTATGTCTTCCGTTTCCGCCCCGCCACCGCCGCCCCTAAGAGCGATCCTCTTGCACTGTCTTACGTTGTGTGCAACCGTCCTCAAGTTTTAGTTGAGCTATGTCGTGGCTACGACCACAAGGAGAGCGCCACGCCAGCTGGCTCTGTACTGCGAGAGCTTCTAAAGAACGAGGCGGCAGCTGCTATCATTCTCTACGATGACGGAGACGAGCCTGGTTCAAGTTCCAAGGGACTTAACGCCATTGACCGTGACCGGCCCCAAAGTGGCAGAGGCGTATTTTGGAGATTCTTCGATTGGGTAGATAAGAGCTCCTTCGAGGTGGCAGCCGATGCTTTTACTACTTTCCGG GAACTCCTGACACGCCACAAGGATCtcgtacctaggtacttatCCGCCAACTTCGAACTTTTCTTCGACAAATACAACAATATCCTGGTCCAGTCGAACAGCTATGTGACCAAACGTCAATCAATTAAGCTTCTGGGTGAGATCCTGCTGGATCGCTCCAACTATAGCGTAATGACTGCTTATGTTGACCGTGGCGAGCACCTCAAAATATGCATGAACCTCCTGCGCGATGATAGGAAAATGGTCCAGTACGAAGGGTTCCATGTATTCAAGGTCTTTGTTGCCAACCCACACAAGTCCATTGCTGTCCAGAAGATACTTCTCATGAACCGCGATAAGCTCCTTACTTTCCTTTCCCACTTTCTTGAGGATCGGACAGATGACGAGCAGTTCATCGACGAGAGAGAGTTTTTGATCAAGCAGATACGCAACATGCCAGCCGTTCCTGTTCCTCCTCAGCGGTAA